The Candidatus Zixiibacteriota bacterium genomic interval TTTTCAGGTCAGTTTCTAAGAGGGAGTTGGAAAAATACATCACGCATCGCGGATTAGGGCAGTGTTTGAACCCGATCAGATGCCCCAGCTCATGCACTGCCTCTTTGATCAGGCGGGAGAAATACAAAGCTTCCTCATCTGCTGACCCGTAGTTTTCCTGTTTAAGCCGCTGGAGAGAGATAATCGCCACCTTGCTTAAAGGGTCAGCTTCACCGAAGACAAAATTTAAAGAAGGAACGTAAAGATCTTCATCTATAACCCCTAAAACCTTTTCCCGTGGATTAGCTTTCAAA includes:
- a CDS encoding archaemetzincin family Zn-dependent metalloprotease, with the protein product LKANPREKVLGVIDEDLYVPSLNFVFGEADPLSKVAIISLQRLKQENYGSADEEALYFSRLIKEAVHELGHLIGFKHCPNPRCVMYFSNSLLETDLKTEKFCDCCLRKARVEGSLV